Proteins encoded together in one Nitrospirota bacterium window:
- a CDS encoding tyrosine recombinase XerC: protein MGLLKQHIDDFLRYMAVEVNASEHTLRAYTKDLEEFLKITEKSDAEDTDLYDIRGFVASQSRAGLAKSTVARRLATVKSFYKYLRAQAVVDNNPTRLVPTPKAPRPLPKFLSVDDIFNMIEKTAGMGFLMARNRAIIELFYSSGLRISELTGSNMEDINLNQGLIKVKGKGKKERIVPVGEPAVKAIKIYLIERLLIKKAKADTVKKGTPKKITEDDAGALFLNSGGRRLTVRHIRRVVVKFARLIGIQGKMGPHTLRHTFATHLLHGGADLRVIQELLGHSSLSTTQRYTHLDIEHLMDTYDKSHPLAK from the coding sequence ATGGGTTTATTAAAACAGCATATAGATGATTTTTTAAGATACATGGCCGTGGAGGTAAATGCCTCAGAGCATACACTAAGGGCATACACTAAGGACCTCGAGGAGTTTTTAAAAATCACCGAAAAAAGTGATGCCGAAGATACCGACCTGTATGATATAAGGGGGTTTGTAGCCTCCCAAAGCCGGGCAGGGCTTGCAAAGTCAACTGTAGCCAGAAGGCTTGCCACAGTTAAGTCATTTTATAAGTATCTCAGAGCTCAGGCAGTTGTGGACAACAATCCAACAAGACTTGTTCCTACTCCAAAAGCGCCCCGTCCGCTTCCAAAATTCTTAAGCGTGGATGACATCTTTAACATGATAGAGAAAACCGCAGGGATGGGATTTCTCATGGCAAGAAACAGGGCAATCATTGAGCTTTTTTATTCAAGCGGACTTAGAATCAGCGAGCTTACCGGCAGTAACATGGAGGACATAAACCTCAATCAGGGGCTTATAAAGGTTAAGGGCAAAGGAAAGAAAGAGCGAATTGTGCCGGTTGGAGAGCCAGCAGTTAAGGCAATAAAGATCTATCTGATAGAACGGCTACTGATTAAAAAGGCAAAAGCAGACACTGTAAAAAAAGGCACGCCAAAAAAAATCACAGAGGATGATGCAGGGGCACTTTTTTTAAACTCGGGGGGCAGAAGATTAACGGTGAGGCATATCAGGCGGGTAGTGGTAAAATTTGCCCGTCTCATAGGTATTCAAGGCAAGATGGGACCTCACACATTAAGACATACCTTTGCAACGCACTTGCTTCATGGCGGGGCAGATCTCAGGGTGATTCAGGAGCTTCTTGGCCACTCCTCACTCTCTACCACCCAACGCTACACACATCTGGACATCGAACACCTTATGGATACATACGACAAGAGCCACCCTCTGGCTAAGTAA